The Verrucomicrobiia bacterium genome has a window encoding:
- a CDS encoding DHH family phosphoesterase, with protein MNKDPRRFNVVRNARRILRFLEARRESISPLLILTHDYPDPDSLASAVALQYIAEHFGIVSRVVYGGILGRNENRGMVQILKLPVHKLKHSDLKRYQYTALLDTQPEFENNSFPKNRKATMIIDQHASLGKPSADLTIVDPDCGATCVILARAVLLLKKGVIPSRLAAALAYGILTDTLNLYRAPQGQVIDTYRDIIPFCDLRALARIQNPTRSRRFFGTLAKGIQRAMVRRGLIVSHLGSVENPDVVSQTADFLLTCKGVRYSCCTGRFRGNLHVSLRTAVPGVEAGRILRDIFANRGEAGGHGPIAGGSFKLGDDIAPELWDEMEMAFAESLSKRLRIPKKTEFIYPFRSKN; from the coding sequence GTGAATAAAGACCCCCGCCGTTTCAACGTCGTCCGCAATGCGCGCCGCATCCTGCGGTTCCTGGAAGCGCGGCGCGAAAGCATCTCGCCGCTTCTCATCCTGACCCACGATTATCCTGACCCTGATTCGCTGGCAAGTGCCGTGGCGCTCCAGTACATTGCCGAACATTTCGGCATTGTTTCCCGCGTGGTCTACGGCGGCATTCTCGGGCGCAACGAAAACCGGGGCATGGTGCAGATCCTGAAGCTTCCCGTTCACAAGCTGAAGCATTCGGACTTGAAGCGCTATCAATACACCGCGCTTCTGGACACGCAGCCCGAATTCGAAAACAACTCCTTTCCCAAAAACCGGAAGGCGACGATGATCATCGACCAGCATGCCTCACTCGGCAAACCTTCGGCGGACCTCACGATCGTGGATCCTGACTGCGGCGCGACGTGCGTGATTCTCGCCCGGGCTGTTCTCCTTTTGAAAAAAGGCGTGATTCCGTCCCGCCTCGCGGCGGCGCTTGCGTACGGAATTCTGACGGACACCTTGAATCTTTACCGCGCGCCGCAGGGGCAGGTGATCGATACTTACCGCGACATCATCCCATTTTGCGACCTTCGCGCGCTTGCCCGCATCCAAAACCCGACGCGCTCCCGCCGCTTTTTCGGTACGCTGGCCAAGGGAATCCAGCGCGCCATGGTCAGAAGGGGCCTGATAGTTTCTCACCTCGGTTCCGTGGAAAATCCTGACGTTGTTTCGCAGACGGCAGACTTCCTGCTCACGTGCAAGGGAGTCCGTTATTCGTGCTGCACGGGGCGATTCCGGGGCAATCTCCACGTGTCCCTGAGAACGGCCGTGCCGGGCGTGGAAGCGGGGAGGATCCTCCGGGACATTTTCGCCAACCGCGGCGAGGCGGGCGGGCACGGCCCGATCGCGGGCGGCAGTTTCAAACTCGGAGACGACATCGCGCCTGAACTTTGGGACGAGATGGAAATGGCTTTCGCGGAAAGCCTTTCCAAGCGCCTGCGCATTCCCAAAAAAACAGAATTCATTTATCCGTTCCGCTCGAAAAATTAG
- a CDS encoding NAD(P)H-hydrate dehydratase, which produces MRKAALEKEMRSKLGRRPEAHKGDFGRIFIAAGAIGYTGAAHLAGMGAMRAGAGLVTVGVPEKIYAVAARREAEVMVRPFPSTRQGSLAFRAAKPVLKFLETQDVLAIGPGLSQVPETQRLARAVVLKAGLPKVIDADGINAFRGRPELLKDLPGATIVTPHPGEFVRLFGGRTPGLPRERVKRATEAAEKYRVIVVLKGRGTVVASPAGKTFVNSTGNAGMASGGTGDVLTGIVAALLGRGLTAWDAARFGVYAHGFAGDLAAAQKGRSGLVASDLLEFLPAALKKILRF; this is translated from the coding sequence ATGAGGAAAGCCGCGCTCGAAAAAGAAATGCGCTCCAAGCTCGGGCGGCGGCCGGAAGCGCACAAAGGTGATTTCGGCCGGATCTTTATTGCCGCGGGCGCGATCGGTTATACCGGGGCCGCGCACTTGGCCGGCATGGGCGCGATGCGCGCGGGCGCCGGACTGGTCACCGTAGGCGTGCCGGAAAAAATTTATGCCGTGGCGGCGCGGCGCGAGGCGGAAGTGATGGTCCGTCCTTTTCCCTCGACACGGCAGGGAAGCCTGGCTTTTCGCGCGGCAAAGCCGGTGCTGAAATTTCTGGAAACCCAGGACGTGCTCGCGATCGGCCCGGGCCTTTCGCAGGTGCCGGAAACGCAGCGTCTGGCAAGAGCCGTGGTGCTCAAGGCCGGGCTTCCGAAGGTGATCGATGCGGACGGGATCAATGCCTTCCGCGGACGGCCGGAACTTTTGAAGGATTTGCCCGGCGCGACCATCGTGACGCCGCATCCCGGAGAATTTGTCCGGCTCTTCGGCGGCAGGACGCCGGGCTTGCCGCGGGAACGGGTGAAGCGCGCTACGGAAGCCGCGGAAAAATACCGCGTGATCGTGGTGTTGAAGGGCCGGGGCACGGTGGTGGCTTCGCCCGCCGGGAAAACGTTCGTCAATTCCACGGGCAATGCGGGCATGGCCTCGGGAGGAACCGGGGACGTGCTGACGGGCATCGTGGCCGCGCTGCTGGGGCGCGGCCTGACGGCCTGGGACGCGGCGCGCTTCGGCGTTTATGCGCATGGATTTGCGGGAGACCTTGCCGCCGCCCAAAAAGGAAGGTCGGGACTCGTGGCGTCCGACCTTCTGGAGTTTCTGCCCGCGGCTTTGAAGAAGATCCTGCGTTTCTAA
- a CDS encoding pyridoxine 5'-phosphate synthase translates to MKRRKLSLGVNIDHVATLRQARRGKVPSPALAAVEAVKGGADQITLHLREDRRHIQDGDLPEVKQKGRVPVNLEMALDPGILSIALRYRPEKVCIVPEKRRELTTEGGLDAVAHAARLKVFIPKLRAQKIAVSLFIDPLEPQIRMAAKLGANAIEIHTGTYAEVSGARRRREIKRIAQAARLAHALGLAVHAGHGLDYENVGPIARIPEIEELNIGYSIVARAMFTGMRQAVREMKNAMRRA, encoded by the coding sequence ATGAAGCGCAGGAAGCTTTCGCTCGGAGTGAACATCGACCATGTGGCCACGCTGCGCCAGGCGCGCCGCGGCAAGGTGCCGAGTCCCGCGCTCGCGGCCGTGGAAGCGGTGAAGGGCGGCGCGGATCAGATCACGCTGCATTTGCGTGAAGACCGCCGGCACATCCAGGACGGCGACTTGCCGGAAGTGAAACAAAAGGGCCGCGTGCCCGTGAATCTCGAAATGGCGCTCGACCCCGGCATTTTGTCCATTGCCCTGCGGTACCGGCCCGAGAAGGTTTGCATTGTCCCGGAAAAAAGGCGCGAGCTGACCACCGAAGGCGGCCTGGATGCCGTGGCGCACGCGGCGCGTTTGAAGGTTTTCATCCCGAAGCTCCGGGCCCAAAAAATCGCGGTGAGCCTTTTTATCGATCCGCTCGAACCGCAGATCCGCATGGCCGCGAAGCTCGGCGCCAATGCCATCGAAATTCATACCGGGACATATGCGGAAGTCTCCGGGGCGCGCAGGCGCAGGGAAATTAAGCGGATCGCCCAAGCGGCGCGGCTCGCGCATGCGCTGGGGCTCGCCGTTCATGCGGGGCATGGACTGGATTATGAAAATGTCGGGCCCATCGCGCGGATTCCCGAGATCGAGGAATTGAACATCGGCTATTCGATCGTGGCGCGTGCCATGTTCACGGGGATGCGGCAGGCCGTGCGGGAAATGAAAAACGCCATGCGGCGTGCGTGA
- a CDS encoding CdaR family protein — protein sequence MIRWLTRDWGAKVISLILAIGLWYYAVGEEEVEIKRAIPIEIQLSNKQLSILKVSTPKVEVTLGVPRAMLSSFTSEQIKAFHEVGSEVKTSGDYSFRLEPREIKLQSPYIRVLKIEPEVVQVTLNEVIIQKLEVKPNFLGEPAFGYKIKTDEIQLNPNAILLEGPKEQLESLTGIPTEPIDLVGRTRSFRKTVKLDLPSNVKALSEVFIDAFIPIEEEFDEKKFENVPVRVLKPAGEERTVQLEPEQISFVLKGSKRLLEKLESGKMLAYVDTAKMEKDSQEVSAEIVLPEGVSLKDDSTVKVKAMLKRK from the coding sequence ATGATCCGGTGGCTGACGCGCGATTGGGGCGCCAAAGTGATTTCGCTCATCCTGGCCATCGGGCTTTGGTATTACGCGGTGGGGGAAGAGGAAGTCGAAATTAAACGCGCGATTCCGATCGAGATCCAGCTTTCCAATAAGCAGCTCAGCATCCTGAAGGTGTCCACGCCCAAGGTGGAAGTCACGCTCGGCGTGCCGCGCGCCATGCTTTCCAGTTTTACTTCCGAACAGATCAAGGCCTTTCACGAAGTCGGATCGGAAGTGAAGACGTCCGGCGACTACAGCTTCCGGCTCGAGCCGCGCGAAATCAAGCTGCAGTCGCCGTACATCCGCGTCCTGAAAATCGAGCCTGAGGTGGTGCAGGTCACGCTGAACGAAGTCATCATCCAGAAGCTCGAGGTGAAACCCAACTTCCTGGGCGAGCCGGCCTTCGGCTACAAAATCAAGACCGATGAAATCCAGCTCAACCCCAACGCCATTCTTCTCGAAGGCCCGAAAGAACAACTTGAATCGCTGACCGGCATTCCGACCGAACCGATCGATCTTGTCGGGCGCACGCGTTCCTTCCGCAAGACCGTGAAGCTCGACCTGCCCTCCAACGTGAAGGCGCTCAGCGAAGTATTCATCGACGCCTTCATCCCGATCGAGGAAGAATTCGACGAGAAGAAATTCGAGAACGTTCCCGTCCGCGTCCTGAAGCCCGCCGGGGAAGAGCGCACGGTGCAGCTGGAACCGGAGCAGATTTCGTTCGTGCTCAAAGGCTCCAAGCGCCTTTTGGAAAAACTGGAAAGCGGCAAGATGCTGGCCTACGTGGACACGGCCAAGATGGAAAAGGATTCGCAGGAAGTTTCCGCCGAGATCGTGCTTCCCGAAGGCGTGAGCCTGAAGGACGACTCCACCGTCAAGGTCAAAGCCATGCTGAAACGGAAATAA
- the cdaA gene encoding diadenylate cyclase CdaA, protein METLILLWRPILEILFIWALVYNIIRFFQGTRALQVLTGLMMLAAVFNLAKWLELHTVIWVLTKLFAVGVLAILVIFQPELRRILARIGQNTFSGAFLKKGGTVDEVVQACEHMSRNRVGALFAIERDTGLKNYIESGIVLDAKISAELLITIFMPVTPIHDGGVVVVGNRIASCGCLFPLSQNMNLSRSLGTRHRAAIGLTEESDAVCVIVSEETGAISVSVHGKLTRDLDPEGLKRVLLSLFRSAETQSKKSLADFLKANWTLFKERNAS, encoded by the coding sequence GTGGAAACTCTGATCCTGCTCTGGCGTCCCATCCTGGAAATCCTTTTCATCTGGGCGCTCGTCTACAACATCATCCGTTTTTTTCAGGGCACGCGCGCGCTGCAGGTGCTGACCGGGCTCATGATGCTGGCCGCGGTGTTCAACCTCGCCAAATGGCTCGAGCTGCATACCGTGATCTGGGTGCTCACGAAACTCTTCGCGGTCGGCGTTTTGGCGATCCTCGTCATTTTCCAGCCCGAGCTGCGCCGCATCCTGGCCAGGATCGGCCAAAACACTTTCAGCGGAGCCTTCCTTAAAAAAGGCGGCACCGTGGACGAAGTCGTGCAGGCCTGCGAGCACATGTCGCGCAACCGCGTGGGCGCGCTGTTCGCGATCGAGCGCGATACCGGTCTTAAAAATTACATCGAAAGCGGCATCGTGCTGGATGCGAAGATCAGCGCGGAGCTTCTCATTACGATCTTCATGCCGGTCACGCCCATTCACGACGGCGGCGTCGTGGTCGTCGGCAACCGGATCGCGTCCTGCGGCTGCCTTTTCCCGCTCAGCCAGAACATGAACCTCTCGCGCTCGCTCGGCACGCGGCACCGCGCCGCGATCGGCCTCACGGAAGAGAGTGATGCGGTCTGCGTCATCGTCTCGGAAGAAACCGGCGCCATTTCCGTTTCCGTGCACGGCAAATTGACGCGGGATCTGGACCCCGAAGGCCTGAAGCGTGTGCTGCTCAGCCTGTTCCGCTCCGCGGAAACGCAGTCGAAGAAAAGCCTCGCCGATTTTCTCAAGGCCAACTGGACCCTTTTCAAAGAAAGGAACGCCTCATGA
- a CDS encoding DUF2905 domain-containing protein — translation MTDLAKTLFFFGFILIGAGLLLTFFGKTGLGRFPGDIYIRKGSFVFYFPLMTCLLASAALTLIFSFFGKR, via the coding sequence ATGACCGACCTGGCGAAGACGCTTTTCTTTTTCGGGTTCATTCTGATCGGCGCCGGCCTCCTGCTGACTTTTTTCGGTAAAACGGGCCTCGGACGTTTTCCGGGCGACATTTACATCCGCAAAGGCAGCTTTGTTTTTTATTTTCCGCTCATGACCTGCCTGCTCGCCAGCGCCGCGCTGACGCTGATCTTTTCCTTTTTCGGGAAACGGTGA
- the ruvB gene encoding Holliday junction branch migration DNA helicase RuvB — MTDRMLSQDARPEDAEADLTLRPSSFDAFVGQEKMKTNLKVFVEAAKLRKEPLDHLLLFGPPGLGKTTLANIVAKEMGANIHTTSGPVLERPGDLAGVLTNLEEGDVLFIDEIHRISHVVEEYIYPAMEDYCIDIMIDKGPNARSVKINIPPFTLIGATTRSGLLTAPMRARFGIVERLNYYENDDLGKIIKRSSQILKIEIDPQGTGEIARRSRGTPRIANRLLRRVRDFAQVKADGKITAPVADKALEMLDVDCEGLDPMDKRILEYILRQCDGGPVGVNSLAVGVGESAETIEEIYEPYLIQRGFLKRTSSGRVLTRRTYDHFKAKPPAHQAELL; from the coding sequence ATGACCGACCGCATGCTCAGCCAGGACGCGAGACCTGAAGACGCCGAGGCGGACCTCACGCTCCGGCCTTCGAGCTTTGACGCGTTCGTAGGCCAGGAGAAAATGAAGACGAACCTGAAAGTCTTCGTCGAAGCCGCGAAGCTGCGCAAGGAACCGCTCGACCACCTGCTTCTTTTCGGCCCGCCGGGACTGGGAAAGACGACGCTCGCCAACATCGTGGCGAAAGAAATGGGCGCAAACATCCACACGACTTCCGGGCCCGTCCTCGAACGGCCGGGCGATCTCGCGGGCGTGCTGACCAATCTGGAAGAAGGCGACGTGCTCTTCATCGACGAGATCCACCGCATCTCGCACGTCGTGGAAGAATATATTTATCCGGCCATGGAAGATTATTGCATCGATATCATGATCGACAAAGGCCCGAACGCGCGCTCGGTGAAAATCAATATCCCGCCGTTTACGCTGATCGGGGCCACGACGCGCAGCGGCCTTCTCACCGCGCCCATGCGCGCGCGCTTTGGCATCGTGGAGCGGCTCAATTATTACGAGAACGATGACCTCGGCAAAATCATCAAGCGGTCCAGCCAGATCCTCAAGATCGAGATCGACCCGCAGGGGACCGGCGAAATCGCCCGGCGTTCGCGCGGCACGCCGCGCATCGCGAACCGCCTGCTCCGCCGCGTGCGCGATTTCGCGCAGGTGAAGGCCGACGGCAAGATCACGGCGCCGGTCGCGGACAAGGCGCTCGAGATGCTGGACGTCGACTGCGAGGGGCTCGATCCCATGGACAAACGCATCCTGGAATACATCCTGCGCCAATGTGACGGCGGCCCCGTAGGCGTCAACAGCCTGGCTGTCGGAGTCGGGGAATCCGCGGAAACCATCGAGGAAATTTACGAGCCGTACCTTATCCAGCGGGGTTTTTTGAAAAGGACCTCTTCCGGCCGCGTGCTGACCCGCCGCACTTACGACCACTTCAAGGCCAAGCCGCCCGCCCACCAGGCCGAACTTCTCTAG
- a CDS encoding PilZ domain-containing protein, translating to MNLMSKFKDLFAPKYRASNSRRAIRMKASYLARYMVIHGGVESEIRTANTKDISATGVRLIVSERIAPGEMVRLQLLLPPIEKTIAAFGRITRVEDAPHGLSYMSVSFVEINEVDQVILDTFLRERFKSRESQDLFDHEETVTRKVERAAVEKKA from the coding sequence ATGAACCTCATGTCGAAATTCAAGGATCTCTTCGCTCCCAAATACCGGGCTTCCAATTCGCGGCGTGCCATCCGGATGAAGGCCTCTTATCTCGCCCGCTACATGGTCATTCACGGCGGGGTCGAATCCGAGATCAGGACCGCGAATACCAAAGACATCAGCGCGACCGGCGTGCGCCTCATCGTCTCCGAGCGCATTGCCCCGGGAGAGATGGTTCGACTTCAGCTGCTTCTGCCGCCGATCGAGAAAACGATTGCCGCTTTCGGCCGCATCACCCGGGTCGAAGACGCGCCGCACGGCCTTTCTTACATGTCGGTGTCTTTCGTCGAAATCAACGAAGTCGACCAGGTCATTCTCGACACATTCCTGCGCGAGCGCTTCAAGAGCCGCGAGTCGCAGGATCTTTTCGATCATGAAGAGACCGTGACACGGAAAGTGGAGCGCGCCGCCGTGGAGAAAAAGGCATGA
- the ruvA gene encoding Holliday junction branch migration protein RuvA, with protein sequence MYQYLQGTLVEKSPVAAVIDVNGVGYLVQVPVSTYSGLPALGAQVRLLAHLVIREDAHQIYGFLTEDERELFRMLIAVSGIGPKSAMTVLSGIPIDELKQAIASGDLNVLTAIPGIGKKTAERLIVELKEKLVAAKVLGKSPVTAGRPGQGQIIEDSLQALVSLGYRKSDAKNAVEKTLKERPGADFSVEDLIRMSLKNI encoded by the coding sequence ATGTACCAATACCTGCAGGGAACCCTGGTGGAGAAGTCGCCTGTCGCCGCGGTGATCGACGTGAACGGCGTGGGCTATCTCGTGCAGGTGCCGGTCTCGACTTATTCCGGCCTTCCCGCGCTGGGCGCGCAGGTGCGGCTGCTGGCGCATTTGGTGATCCGCGAAGACGCGCACCAGATTTACGGCTTTCTTACCGAAGACGAGCGGGAACTTTTCCGCATGCTGATCGCGGTGAGCGGCATCGGCCCCAAGTCGGCCATGACGGTCCTCTCGGGCATTCCGATCGATGAATTGAAGCAGGCGATTGCCTCCGGCGACTTGAACGTCCTCACCGCGATTCCGGGCATCGGAAAAAAGACGGCCGAACGCCTCATCGTGGAATTGAAGGAAAAACTGGTCGCGGCCAAGGTGCTGGGAAAATCCCCGGTTACGGCGGGGCGGCCGGGACAGGGTCAGATCATCGAAGATTCCCTGCAGGCGCTCGTGTCGCTGGGTTACCGCAAGAGCGACGCGAAAAACGCGGTGGAAAAAACTTTGAAGGAAAGACCGGGCGCGGATTTCTCGGTGGAAGACCTGATCCGCATGTCGCTTAAAAATATCTAG
- the ruvC gene encoding crossover junction endodeoxyribonuclease RuvC: MRILGIDPGTWNTGVGIIDSEGNRAKLLHFQVISFPKGSELSTRLLGIYTGLCGIIRDYAPEVMALENIFYCKDLRAMIRIGEARACAMLAASEKNVPVVEYPPARIKQATTGSGKATKEQVQHMIQRLLSMKELPPPDGADALAVALCHMHSRKSVKEKLLEGLSENGRKAVNKKNAALLALVRR; encoded by the coding sequence GTGAGAATCCTCGGAATCGACCCCGGAACCTGGAATACGGGTGTAGGGATCATCGATTCCGAAGGCAATCGCGCGAAACTCCTGCATTTCCAGGTCATTTCCTTTCCCAAAGGCTCGGAACTCTCAACGCGCCTGCTCGGCATTTACACCGGTCTCTGCGGCATCATCCGTGACTACGCACCGGAAGTCATGGCCCTCGAAAACATTTTTTACTGCAAAGACCTGCGCGCCATGATCCGTATCGGCGAGGCGCGCGCCTGCGCCATGCTGGCCGCTTCCGAAAAAAATGTGCCGGTGGTAGAATACCCTCCGGCCCGCATCAAACAGGCCACGACCGGCAGCGGAAAGGCCACGAAGGAGCAGGTGCAGCACATGATCCAGAGGCTGCTCAGCATGAAAGAACTTCCCCCGCCCGACGGCGCCGACGCGCTGGCCGTGGCCCTTTGCCATATGCATTCCCGGAAATCGGTCAAAGAAAAATTGCTCGAAGGCCTTTCCGAAAACGGGCGCAAGGCCGTTAATAAGAAAAATGCGGCGCTTCTGGCGCTGGTAAGGCGTTAG
- a CDS encoding YebC/PmpR family DNA-binding transcriptional regulator — protein MSGHNKWASIKHKKAAADSKRGKLFTKIIKEITVAAKTGGGDPTSNPRLRTAIQAAKDGNMPADNIDRAIKKGTGELEGVTYEEIVYEGYGPQGVAMLVHCLTDNKNRTAAEIRSIFTKGNGSMAGAGSVAWIFEKKGLIVVPAKNATEDQLMEVALGAGAEDMAQAGENFNITTSPHDFENVKQALEKAKIAAESAQVTMIPKNETPVSADSARAVIGLMESLEDHDDVQNVYMNADIPDEVMKEIAG, from the coding sequence ATGTCAGGACATAATAAGTGGGCAAGTATTAAACACAAAAAAGCCGCCGCGGATTCCAAGCGCGGCAAGCTTTTCACGAAGATCATCAAGGAAATCACCGTGGCCGCGAAGACCGGCGGCGGCGACCCCACGAGCAATCCGCGCCTGCGCACCGCCATTCAGGCCGCTAAAGACGGCAACATGCCCGCCGACAACATCGACCGCGCCATCAAAAAAGGCACCGGCGAACTGGAAGGCGTCACCTACGAAGAAATCGTTTACGAAGGTTACGGCCCGCAGGGCGTGGCCATGCTCGTCCACTGCCTGACCGACAACAAGAACCGTACGGCCGCCGAGATCCGCAGCATTTTCACCAAGGGCAACGGCTCCATGGCCGGCGCCGGTTCGGTCGCGTGGATTTTCGAGAAAAAAGGCCTCATCGTCGTTCCCGCGAAAAATGCGACCGAAGACCAGCTCATGGAAGTCGCGCTCGGCGCGGGCGCCGAAGACATGGCGCAGGCCGGCGAAAATTTCAACATCACGACCTCACCCCACGATTTCGAAAACGTGAAGCAGGCGCTGGAAAAAGCGAAGATCGCCGCCGAATCCGCGCAGGTCACGATGATTCCCAAAAACGAAACGCCGGTTTCGGCCGACAGCGCGCGCGCGGTCATCGGACTGATGGAATCGCTCGAAGACCACGACGACGTGCAGAATGTCTACATGAACGCCGACATCCCGGACGAAGTCATGAAGGAGATCGCAGGGTGA
- the folP gene encoding dihydropteroate synthase — MNWHIRKRFISLERTRLMGVLNLTPDSFSDGGRYLSPAAAAEKARTLIHEGADILDLGAESTRPGAETVTEMEELARVLPVLEEIRKFTNIPVSVDTTKPEVARQCLALGADIINDVSGLRDSGAAMADLVRETGAGLVLMHRRGNPQTMQSLAAYGDVVKEVMAELEEDIAFALDRGISRDQLVIDPGLGFAKTTEQNLEILQSLERFQELRLPVLAGPSRKSFIGKITGREVMEREFGTAAVCAVAVIKGVQVLRVHDAGKMGDVVKIVEAIQGVKHVRT; from the coding sequence GTGAACTGGCACATCCGCAAACGATTCATTTCCCTGGAGCGTACCCGGCTCATGGGGGTGCTGAACCTGACGCCTGATTCGTTTTCCGACGGCGGCCGGTATCTCTCTCCCGCCGCAGCCGCCGAAAAGGCGCGCACGCTGATTCACGAAGGCGCGGATATCCTCGATCTCGGCGCCGAATCCACCCGGCCCGGGGCTGAAACCGTTACGGAAATGGAAGAGTTAGCCAGGGTCCTGCCCGTTCTGGAAGAAATCCGGAAGTTTACGAACATTCCCGTTTCCGTGGACACGACAAAGCCCGAAGTGGCGCGCCAGTGTTTGGCCCTCGGCGCCGATATTATCAATGACGTCAGCGGGCTGCGGGATTCAGGCGCGGCCATGGCCGATCTCGTCCGGGAAACCGGAGCGGGGCTTGTGCTGATGCACCGGCGGGGGAATCCGCAGACCATGCAGTCTCTCGCGGCCTACGGTGACGTGGTGAAAGAAGTCATGGCCGAGCTTGAAGAGGACATTGCCTTCGCTCTGGACCGCGGAATTTCCCGGGATCAGCTCGTCATCGACCCGGGCCTTGGTTTTGCCAAGACCACCGAGCAGAACCTCGAAATTTTGCAATCGTTGGAACGTTTTCAGGAACTCCGCCTTCCGGTCCTCGCGGGGCCTTCGCGGAAATCCTTCATCGGCAAGATCACGGGCCGTGAAGTCATGGAAAGGGAATTTGGAACCGCCGCCGTCTGCGCCGTGGCCGTCATCAAAGGCGTCCAGGTCCTCCGCGTTCACGACGCGGGCAAGATGGGCGATGTCGTCAAAATCGTGGAAGCCATACAAGGAGTGAAACATGTCAGGACATAA